The following proteins are co-located in the Vibrio astriarenae genome:
- a CDS encoding 6-phospho-beta-glucosidase, with translation MNKDLKVVVIGAGSSYTPELIEGLLLREGSLPIRELWLVDIEAGRWKAEIIYQLALRMVERAGHSMKVILTDDRETALKEADFVCSQFRAGGIESRVQDEAIAAKFGMIAQETNGIVGLANALRTIPIALDIARQMEKLCPEAWLLNFTNPSGMVTEAILQQTSIKTLGLCNVPVIMEQSVLKVLDTTADELFFQVAGLNHLIWARKIQYKGQDKMPYILERAITDNHLMLPRNIEAFDWSPILLRQLEMLPCAYLRYFYTSWDTKPKQTHDQDKPNRADVVKEIETKLFDIYKDPNLDVKPKELELRGGQYYSESACRLMNAIYNDTGEIMHVNTTNHGAINGLPIDCVVEVSSVIRASGAHPLRVEAFPQDTLRLIQTMKTFEQLTIEAAINGSVGLALRALTLNPIIESGSSLELALKEILEQNLDATPAFKRDDINRLGGVKE, from the coding sequence TTGAACAAAGATCTAAAAGTTGTTGTGATTGGCGCGGGCTCAAGCTACACGCCAGAGTTGATCGAGGGGTTACTGTTACGCGAGGGCAGTCTTCCCATTAGAGAATTATGGTTGGTCGATATAGAAGCGGGCCGCTGGAAAGCGGAAATAATCTATCAGCTCGCTTTGCGGATGGTTGAAAGAGCAGGCCACTCGATGAAAGTTATATTAACTGACGATCGTGAAACTGCACTTAAAGAGGCTGACTTTGTCTGTTCCCAGTTCAGAGCTGGGGGCATAGAGAGCAGAGTCCAAGACGAAGCTATCGCCGCGAAGTTTGGCATGATAGCTCAAGAAACGAATGGCATTGTTGGGCTAGCCAATGCACTGCGAACGATCCCCATCGCACTCGATATCGCTCGACAGATGGAAAAGCTATGTCCTGAAGCTTGGTTGTTGAACTTCACCAATCCATCAGGGATGGTGACTGAGGCCATTTTGCAACAAACCTCCATCAAAACTCTGGGCTTGTGTAACGTGCCCGTTATCATGGAGCAGAGCGTACTAAAAGTGCTCGATACTACGGCTGATGAACTGTTCTTTCAGGTGGCAGGACTGAACCACCTGATATGGGCGCGTAAAATCCAATATAAGGGACAAGACAAAATGCCTTATATTCTAGAGCGCGCGATTACCGATAATCACTTAATGCTTCCTAGAAATATTGAAGCATTCGATTGGTCTCCAATTTTATTGCGACAGCTAGAAATGCTGCCGTGTGCGTATCTCCGCTATTTCTATACCTCTTGGGATACAAAACCTAAACAAACTCACGACCAAGACAAGCCCAACCGCGCTGATGTCGTCAAAGAAATAGAAACCAAGCTATTCGACATCTATAAAGATCCAAACCTAGACGTAAAGCCCAAAGAACTCGAACTTCGTGGAGGCCAATACTACTCAGAATCTGCATGTCGCCTCATGAACGCTATTTACAATGACACTGGGGAAATTATGCACGTTAACACCACCAATCATGGCGCCATTAACGGATTACCAATAGATTGTGTCGTTGAGGTAAGCTCCGTCATCCGTGCATCTGGCGCTCATCCATTGCGTGTCGAAGCGTTCCCACAAGATACCCTGCGACTGATCCAAACAATGAAAACCTTTGAGCAATTAACGATAGAAGCCGCAATAAATGGCAGCGTCGGATTAGCACTTCGCGCCCTAACGTTAAACCCAATCATCGAATCTGGCAGCAGTCTAGAGCTTGCTCTAAAAGAAATTCTTGAACAAAACCTAGATGCGACTCCCGCATTTAAAAGGGATGACATAAATAGGCTCGGTGGGGTTAAAGAATGA
- a CDS encoding LysR substrate-binding domain-containing protein, with amino-acid sequence MIRSSVNYSNLYLFQVVAKCLSFTQAGSALGITQAAVSHRIKNLEEEVGCKLFVRRVRSITLTPEGSELFDSVSSSFGRVDTVIDEIRNPIPRGEIRVGTSPHFAVNVLIPRLGSFIKAYPELTVRLVTSYDSQRFDDESMDLAIVYDLPTIDFYCEELGSEQILPICTLAYAQEHHLLDEGTSLSGVTLIKNSHSSDWQQWLTKQKPPIQECKEFIVDEWTSALVAAQSGLGVAIGRYTAVKEKLETGELVAPFKRVTTDKSYWLVTVPGMENRDKFRLFSDWLKESVFE; translated from the coding sequence ATGATTAGAAGCTCAGTCAATTACAGTAACCTCTATCTATTCCAAGTTGTGGCGAAATGCCTCAGCTTTACACAAGCGGGAAGTGCGCTGGGGATAACCCAAGCGGCTGTTAGTCACAGGATAAAAAACCTCGAAGAAGAGGTTGGGTGCAAACTATTTGTACGCAGGGTTAGAAGCATCACCCTAACCCCTGAGGGAAGCGAGTTGTTTGATTCGGTCTCTAGTTCGTTTGGGCGAGTGGATACGGTTATCGATGAGATAAGAAATCCCATTCCAAGAGGTGAAATTCGAGTTGGAACCTCTCCCCATTTTGCCGTAAATGTATTGATCCCCAGATTAGGCAGCTTTATCAAAGCATACCCTGAATTAACGGTGCGATTGGTCACGTCGTACGATTCACAAAGGTTTGATGATGAATCGATGGATCTAGCGATTGTATATGATCTTCCAACGATTGATTTCTATTGCGAAGAGTTAGGAAGTGAGCAGATACTCCCAATTTGCACCTTAGCCTACGCCCAAGAGCATCACTTGTTGGATGAGGGAACGTCACTATCTGGTGTCACCTTGATCAAAAATAGTCACTCGTCCGACTGGCAACAGTGGTTGACCAAACAAAAACCGCCGATACAAGAGTGCAAAGAGTTTATCGTTGATGAGTGGACATCTGCATTGGTTGCGGCACAGAGCGGGCTTGGCGTGGCAATTGGAAGGTACACTGCGGTCAAAGAGAAGCTAGAGACTGGCGAGCTTGTGGCTCCTTTCAAAAGGGTGACCACAGATAAGTCCTATTGGTTAGTCACGGTGCCGGGTATGGAAAATCGCGACAAATTTCGCCTGTTCTCAGATTGGTTAAAAGAGTCGGTGTTTGAATAG
- the elyC gene encoding envelope biogenesis factor ElyC, translating into MFELKKVVSALLMPLPAMLIVAFFGLMLIMFTAKRKSGCFIVLFALIGIFLIAFQPVTTRLLMPLERQYSIFLPIDKSVDYVMVLGNGHVVDDQIPPTSELTRAGLMRLSEGIRILRMYPGAKLILSGYAGGTDTSNARMMAKVALALGVSKSDIVLLETAKDTWEEAHQAAAYVGKKQLVVVTSASHMKRAMQEFDTAGLKPLPAPTNYLAHDNINQPWDKYMPKAKYLEQTERYWHETLGTYWKALRDWAGETKTMEAPIEILSETEIEN; encoded by the coding sequence ATGTTTGAACTGAAAAAAGTGGTCTCAGCTCTGCTTATGCCGCTACCAGCAATGCTCATAGTGGCGTTTTTCGGCCTGATGCTCATTATGTTTACAGCAAAACGTAAGTCCGGCTGTTTCATTGTTCTTTTTGCTTTGATAGGCATCTTTCTGATTGCCTTTCAGCCTGTAACTACCCGTTTATTGATGCCTCTTGAAAGGCAGTACAGTATTTTTCTACCTATCGATAAATCTGTCGATTACGTGATGGTTTTAGGCAATGGTCATGTTGTTGATGATCAAATTCCACCTACTTCAGAACTGACTCGCGCCGGTTTGATGAGACTAAGCGAAGGCATCCGTATTTTGCGCATGTACCCCGGAGCTAAACTGATTCTTTCTGGTTATGCGGGCGGTACTGATACAAGTAATGCACGAATGATGGCGAAAGTCGCACTGGCTTTAGGGGTGTCAAAATCTGATATCGTTTTGCTAGAAACGGCGAAAGACACATGGGAAGAAGCGCACCAAGCCGCCGCTTATGTCGGTAAGAAGCAGTTAGTTGTTGTCACCTCGGCGAGCCACATGAAGCGTGCAATGCAGGAGTTTGATACCGCTGGTTTAAAACCCCTTCCAGCACCCACCAACTACTTAGCGCATGACAATATTAATCAACCTTGGGACAAGTATATGCCTAAGGCAAAATATTTAGAGCAAACAGAACGTTATTGGCACGAAACGCTTGGCACCTATTGGAAAGCCCTTCGAGATTGGGCAGGTGAAACAAAGACGATGGAAGCGCCAATAGAGATTCTTAGCGAAACTGAAATAGAGAATTAG
- the cmoM gene encoding tRNA uridine 5-oxyacetic acid(34) methyltransferase CmoM encodes MKQTQDRNFDDIAHKFAKNIYGSDKGEIRQVIVWEDLEALLANFDQQETPLTVLDAGGGLAQMSQKVAKLGHEVILCDLSSEMLKLAEKDIEANGLSEQYRFVHSPVQEVGNHLDAKVDIAMFHAVMEWLADPEEALKLLLKQVKDGGMASIMFYNHHGLVYKNVICGNIPHVLNGMPFRKRFKLQPQKGLKPEDVYQWIEDAGFEICGKSGIRSFSDYIGDREFVGDYEYEDVLALEKQLCRQEPYLSLGRYIHVWAKKKQQQE; translated from the coding sequence ATGAAACAAACACAAGACCGCAATTTCGATGATATTGCCCACAAATTCGCAAAAAACATCTATGGCTCAGATAAAGGAGAAATCCGTCAAGTCATTGTTTGGGAAGACTTAGAAGCATTATTAGCGAATTTTGACCAACAAGAAACCCCTCTTACTGTTTTAGATGCAGGGGGCGGACTCGCTCAAATGTCACAAAAAGTGGCCAAACTGGGTCACGAGGTCATTCTATGTGACTTGTCCTCTGAAATGCTCAAGCTGGCAGAGAAGGATATTGAGGCGAATGGTCTGAGTGAACAGTATCGCTTTGTGCATAGCCCAGTGCAGGAGGTGGGAAACCATCTTGATGCCAAGGTGGATATTGCTATGTTTCATGCTGTGATGGAGTGGCTTGCTGACCCTGAAGAAGCACTCAAATTGCTCCTCAAACAAGTCAAAGACGGCGGTATGGCCTCGATTATGTTCTACAACCATCATGGGCTAGTTTACAAGAATGTAATTTGTGGCAATATCCCGCATGTACTAAACGGTATGCCGTTTAGAAAAAGGTTTAAATTACAGCCGCAAAAAGGTCTAAAGCCAGAGGACGTATATCAGTGGATCGAAGACGCAGGGTTTGAAATCTGCGGAAAATCGGGGATTCGATCGTTCAGTGATTACATCGGTGATAGAGAGTTTGTTGGCGATTACGAATATGAAGACGTATTGGCATTAGAAAAACAACTTTGTCGACAAGAGCCATACCTCTCATTGGGTCGATACATTCATGTATGGGCCAAAAAGAAGCAACAACAGGAATAA
- the mukF gene encoding chromosome partition protein MukF produces the protein MSEMTHNVAEQPVDELVSWVQRNDFSLSLPPERLAFLIALAVLSNERFDEELGEGELHDAFAIVSKMFPETGEASAFRANNAINDMVKQRLISRFTSEINDGASIYRLSPLAIGISDYYVRHREFSKLRLSIQLSMVADEMAKALQAAQEGGTPAHWKKNVYGVLRYSVAEIFDQIDLNQRVMDEQQQQVKVQIAELLNKDWREAINNCEQLLSETSETLKELQDTLQAAGDELQTQILDIQEQVYGNEELDFIDETLFSLQMKLDRITSWGQQTIDLWIGYDRHVHKFIRTAIDMDKNRAFSSRLRQSLKDYFDQPWFLTYADAERLTDLRDEALVLRDDEVTGQVPMEVEYEEFEQVNDELSERIGDMLKAHKDQGNPIDLGAVLRDYLAEHPHTHHFDLARIVVDQAVRMGYSESDYQAIQPDWQAINDFGAKVQANVIDRY, from the coding sequence ATGAGTGAGATGACTCACAATGTAGCTGAGCAGCCGGTGGATGAACTGGTTAGCTGGGTACAGAGGAATGATTTTTCTCTCAGCCTACCTCCTGAGCGCTTAGCCTTTCTCATTGCACTTGCCGTATTAAGCAACGAGCGATTTGATGAAGAGCTGGGGGAAGGTGAACTGCATGATGCATTCGCGATTGTCTCGAAAATGTTTCCTGAGACAGGTGAAGCGTCAGCGTTCCGAGCGAACAACGCCATCAATGATATGGTGAAACAACGTCTTATTAGCCGATTTACGAGTGAAATCAACGATGGTGCTAGCATCTATCGTTTATCACCGTTGGCGATTGGCATTTCAGATTACTACGTCCGTCATCGAGAGTTCTCTAAGTTGCGTTTGTCTATTCAGCTGTCCATGGTGGCAGATGAAATGGCAAAAGCACTGCAAGCAGCTCAAGAGGGCGGTACTCCCGCACATTGGAAAAAGAACGTTTATGGCGTTCTGCGTTACTCCGTAGCTGAGATTTTCGACCAGATCGATCTCAACCAGCGTGTGATGGATGAGCAGCAGCAGCAAGTCAAAGTTCAGATTGCAGAGCTGCTAAATAAAGACTGGCGCGAAGCCATCAATAACTGTGAACAGCTATTGTCAGAAACTTCTGAAACACTAAAAGAGCTGCAAGACACCTTGCAAGCGGCAGGTGATGAGCTGCAAACGCAGATCTTAGATATCCAAGAGCAGGTCTACGGCAATGAAGAACTCGACTTCATTGACGAAACGCTATTTAGCCTGCAAATGAAGTTGGATCGCATCACAAGCTGGGGTCAACAAACCATCGATCTTTGGATCGGTTATGACCGCCACGTCCACAAGTTTATTCGTACAGCGATTGATATGGATAAGAACCGAGCGTTCAGCTCGCGCTTACGTCAATCACTGAAAGACTACTTCGACCAACCATGGTTCCTCACTTATGCCGATGCAGAGCGTCTGACTGACCTGCGTGATGAGGCGCTAGTCCTTCGCGATGATGAAGTGACTGGTCAAGTGCCAATGGAAGTGGAATACGAAGAGTTTGAACAAGTCAATGATGAGCTGTCAGAGCGTATCGGTGACATGCTGAAGGCCCACAAAGACCAAGGCAACCCGATCGATCTCGGTGCGGTATTGCGTGATTACCTCGCAGAGCACCCACACACTCATCATTTTGATTTAGCTCGCATCGTTGTTGATCAAGCGGTACGTATGGGTTACTCAGAATCTGACTACCAAGCGATCCAGCCAGATTGGCAGGCAATCAACGACTTTGGCGCAAAGGTACAAGCAAATGTCATCGACAGATACTAA
- the mukE gene encoding chromosome partition protein MukE has translation MSSTDTNDYMPENLVKAISNPLFPQLDSLLRAGRHISSEDLDNHALLCDFEVELGQFYQRYNTELVKAPEGFFYLRPRSTSLISRSVLSELDMLVGKVLCFLYLSPERLAHEGIFTNQELYEELMTLTDEKKLMKLVTNRASGSDLDKEKLFEKVRTSLRRLRRLGMVITVGETGKFRISEAVFRFGADVRVGDDMREAQLRLIRDGEAVVHTPEPSQGSLLEQGDNENIEVETQPEHALEDEA, from the coding sequence ATGTCATCGACAGATACTAACGACTACATGCCAGAGAATCTGGTAAAAGCAATCTCTAACCCTCTGTTCCCGCAACTCGACAGCTTGTTGCGTGCAGGGCGTCATATCTCTAGCGAAGATCTGGATAACCACGCACTACTTTGTGATTTTGAAGTAGAGCTGGGTCAGTTCTATCAGCGTTACAACACAGAGCTAGTAAAAGCCCCTGAAGGCTTTTTCTACCTGCGTCCTCGTTCAACGTCACTCATTAGCCGCAGTGTACTATCTGAACTTGATATGTTGGTAGGTAAAGTATTGTGTTTTCTTTACCTTAGCCCAGAGCGTTTGGCGCATGAAGGTATCTTCACCAACCAAGAGTTGTATGAAGAGCTCATGACGCTAACCGATGAGAAAAAACTGATGAAGCTGGTGACCAACCGCGCATCAGGCTCTGATCTCGATAAAGAAAAACTGTTTGAGAAAGTGCGTACGTCACTACGCCGCCTTCGCCGTTTAGGCATGGTGATCACCGTTGGTGAAACAGGTAAATTCCGTATTAGTGAAGCGGTGTTCCGCTTTGGTGCGGATGTGCGTGTGGGTGATGACATGCGTGAAGCGCAGCTTCGTCTGATCCGTGATGGTGAAGCGGTAGTGCACACGCCAGAGCCAAGCCAAGGTAGCCTGCTAGAGCAGGGCGACAACGAGAACATTGAGGTTGAGACACAACCTGAGCATGCGCTAGAGGATGAAGCATGA
- the mukB gene encoding chromosome partition protein MukB — MIQRGKYQSLTMVNWNGFFARTFDIDGLVTTLSGGNGAGKSTTMAAFITSLIPDQSLLHFRNTTEAGSSQSSRDKGLYGKLQAGACYAALDVINSRNQRLLFAVKLQQVAGRDKKVDIKPFVIQGLPMDVKPTDILIEAVSDNQARVRQINEVKEAVAQYEGTHFKAFNSIVDYHAQMFEFGVIPKKLRNSSDRSKFYRLIEASLYGGISSAITRSLRDYLLPQNGGVKKAFQDMESALRENRMTLEAIKVTQADRDLFKHLITESTNYVAADYMRHANERRKKLDQTMALRQELFGSRQTLIEQNQLMTQVQEELELLMDQETALEVDHRAASDHLQLVQNALRQQEKIIRYQEDLEELSERLEEQMMVVEEAQERVLMAEEQATVSEEEVDSLKTQLADYQQALDVQQTRALQYQQAVQALEKAKSLLDDDALTAESAQALVSELKNQEANNTNELLSIKHKLDMSSAAAEQFDTAYKLVKSILGNVERNQAAAQAKAIFKQARDAQQVVENEQQWRAQHRDLERNINTQRQVKELVDGYQKQFNSALEDELAVEQERERHAMQLETLDVAQDELREQRSEQRRNEQDLSTEIKRLESIAPDWIAAHDALETLREQSGAALEDSQAVMSQMQLVLEDEKNLSLEKDKLATRRSELESEIERLASPGGSNDPRLKGLADTLGGVLLSEIYDDITIGDAPYFSAMYGPARHAIVVSDLSDIEEKLVELDDCPEDLYIIEGDIDAFDDSSFNAEELEGAVCVRLNERQMRYSRLPEIPLFGRAAREQRLELLRNEREHVVEQHAKAAFDAQKQQRLFQAFNNFVAKHIQVAFNADPEQALVVARDKRTQIVRVLSDLESKEQQQRSQVTTSKQALTALDKIVPNMRLIEDETLVERFEELESKLAQLSEAKTFLNAHHKAVTELEGIANALEADPEQFDALQNQYQQADQDLQSLKAKIFALADLVERRHYFSYSDSVDLLNKSSELSEQLKAKLVEAEAARTRSREQLKQSQGQMNQYNQVLASLKSSHQAKLETVQEFRQELQEFGVNADEGAEERALRRRDELQERLHTSRSRKSEYERTLTSTELEMKGLAKRMKKVQKEYIELRTFVVAAKAGWCSVLRLARENDVERRLHKRELAYMSADELRSMSDKSLGALRLAVADNEDLRDALRLSEDNARPERKVLFYIAVYQHLRERIRQDIIHTDDPVEAIEEMEVELARLTEELTQRENRLAISSESVASIIKKTIQREQNRIRMLNQGLSNINFGQVNGVRLNVKVRESHEVLLASLAAQQDAHKDLFETSRFTFSEAMAKLFQRVNPHIDMGQRSPQVLGEELLDYRNYLELSVEVNRGSDGWLQAESGALSTGEAIGTGQSILLMVVQSWEEESRRLRSKDIVPCRLLFLDEAARLDAKSISTLFELCDRLDMQLLIAAPENISPEKGTTYKLVRKVFKDHEHVHVVGLRGFGQTDKAEAQQEVLEEV, encoded by the coding sequence ATGATTCAACGCGGTAAATATCAATCACTGACCATGGTGAACTGGAACGGCTTCTTTGCACGCACGTTCGACATCGATGGTCTAGTGACAACACTTTCAGGCGGTAACGGTGCGGGTAAGTCCACCACAATGGCAGCCTTCATCACAAGCTTGATCCCAGACCAAAGCTTGCTTCATTTCCGTAACACCACAGAAGCTGGCTCAAGCCAGTCTTCTCGCGATAAAGGTCTTTACGGTAAGCTTCAAGCGGGTGCGTGTTACGCGGCGCTAGACGTGATCAACTCACGTAACCAACGTCTCCTATTTGCGGTTAAGCTGCAACAAGTGGCGGGCCGTGATAAGAAAGTGGACATCAAGCCTTTCGTTATCCAAGGCTTGCCGATGGATGTGAAGCCAACGGATATTCTTATAGAAGCGGTATCAGACAACCAAGCGCGTGTACGTCAGATTAATGAAGTCAAAGAAGCGGTAGCGCAATACGAAGGCACTCACTTCAAAGCGTTCAACTCAATCGTGGATTACCACGCTCAAATGTTTGAGTTTGGCGTGATTCCTAAGAAGCTACGCAACTCAAGCGACCGCTCTAAGTTCTATCGCTTGATTGAAGCATCGCTTTACGGTGGTATCTCAAGTGCTATTACTCGCTCGCTACGTGACTACCTATTGCCACAAAACGGCGGTGTGAAGAAAGCGTTCCAAGATATGGAATCGGCACTGCGTGAAAACCGCATGACGCTAGAAGCCATCAAGGTCACGCAGGCAGACCGTGACCTCTTCAAGCACTTGATCACGGAGTCAACCAACTACGTTGCTGCAGACTACATGCGCCATGCTAACGAGCGCCGCAAGAAGCTGGACCAAACCATGGCTCTGCGCCAAGAGCTATTCGGCTCTCGTCAAACGCTGATTGAACAGAACCAGCTAATGACTCAAGTTCAAGAAGAGCTCGAGTTGCTGATGGACCAAGAAACGGCACTTGAGGTTGATCACCGCGCTGCATCTGACCACCTTCAATTGGTGCAAAACGCACTGCGTCAGCAAGAAAAGATCATCCGTTATCAAGAAGATCTGGAAGAGCTTAGCGAGCGCCTTGAAGAGCAGATGATGGTTGTCGAAGAAGCGCAAGAGCGCGTTTTGATGGCCGAAGAGCAAGCCACGGTTTCTGAGGAAGAAGTGGACAGCCTGAAGACTCAGCTGGCTGACTACCAACAAGCGCTTGATGTACAGCAAACCCGTGCGCTGCAATACCAACAAGCAGTGCAAGCGCTTGAAAAAGCGAAGTCACTGTTGGATGACGATGCGCTGACGGCAGAAAGTGCTCAGGCATTGGTTTCTGAGCTAAAGAATCAAGAAGCGAACAACACTAACGAACTGCTTTCTATCAAGCATAAGCTAGACATGTCTTCGGCAGCTGCAGAGCAGTTCGATACAGCGTATAAGCTAGTGAAAAGCATCCTGGGTAATGTTGAGCGCAATCAAGCCGCTGCCCAAGCAAAAGCGATCTTCAAGCAAGCTCGTGATGCGCAGCAAGTCGTTGAAAACGAGCAGCAATGGCGCGCTCAACACCGCGACTTAGAACGCAATATCAACACTCAACGCCAAGTGAAAGAGTTGGTCGATGGCTACCAAAAACAGTTTAACTCAGCACTTGAAGATGAGCTTGCGGTTGAGCAAGAGCGTGAACGTCACGCAATGCAGCTAGAAACTCTAGACGTAGCGCAAGACGAGCTTCGCGAACAGCGCAGTGAACAGCGCCGTAACGAGCAAGACCTGAGCACGGAAATTAAGCGCCTAGAATCTATCGCTCCTGATTGGATTGCAGCGCACGATGCACTAGAAACTCTGCGTGAGCAAAGCGGTGCAGCGCTAGAAGACAGCCAAGCGGTCATGTCTCAGATGCAGCTTGTTTTAGAAGATGAGAAAAATCTCTCTCTAGAAAAAGACAAACTAGCTACACGTCGTAGCGAGCTAGAGAGCGAGATTGAACGCCTAGCTTCACCTGGCGGTTCGAATGACCCTCGTCTTAAAGGCCTTGCCGATACACTAGGCGGCGTACTGCTATCTGAAATCTATGACGATATCACCATTGGTGATGCGCCATACTTCAGCGCAATGTATGGCCCGGCGCGTCATGCCATTGTGGTTTCTGATTTATCAGACATCGAAGAGAAGCTGGTTGAGCTTGATGACTGCCCAGAAGACTTGTACATCATTGAAGGTGACATTGACGCCTTTGATGACAGCAGCTTCAACGCAGAAGAGCTAGAAGGTGCAGTGTGTGTTCGCCTGAACGAGCGCCAAATGCGTTACTCTCGCCTTCCAGAGATCCCCCTGTTTGGCCGTGCAGCTCGTGAGCAGCGCCTAGAGCTACTGCGTAACGAGCGCGAACACGTGGTTGAGCAACACGCGAAAGCAGCATTTGATGCCCAGAAGCAGCAGCGTCTATTCCAAGCCTTCAATAACTTCGTGGCGAAACACATACAAGTTGCGTTCAACGCAGACCCAGAGCAAGCCCTTGTGGTCGCGCGTGATAAGCGCACTCAGATTGTACGTGTGCTTAGCGATTTAGAAAGCAAAGAGCAGCAGCAACGCAGCCAAGTAACCACGAGTAAGCAAGCACTGACTGCCCTAGATAAGATCGTTCCAAACATGCGTCTTATTGAAGACGAAACACTGGTTGAGCGCTTCGAAGAGCTTGAAAGCAAACTGGCGCAACTATCAGAAGCGAAAACTTTCCTCAATGCACACCACAAAGCGGTGACTGAGTTAGAAGGCATTGCCAATGCGCTAGAGGCTGACCCTGAGCAGTTCGACGCACTACAAAACCAATACCAGCAAGCAGACCAAGATCTACAAAGCCTAAAAGCGAAGATCTTTGCACTGGCAGATTTGGTTGAGCGTCGCCATTACTTTAGCTATTCAGACTCCGTTGATCTTCTCAACAAGAGCAGCGAACTGAGTGAGCAACTCAAAGCCAAACTGGTTGAAGCTGAAGCCGCACGTACGCGCTCTCGCGAACAGCTAAAACAGTCTCAAGGCCAAATGAACCAATACAACCAAGTATTGGCATCATTGAAGAGCTCGCACCAAGCGAAGCTAGAGACCGTTCAAGAGTTCCGCCAAGAGTTGCAAGAGTTTGGTGTTAACGCTGATGAAGGTGCAGAAGAGCGCGCACTTCGTCGCCGTGACGAGCTACAAGAGCGTCTTCACACTTCTCGCAGCCGTAAGAGCGAATATGAGCGCACGCTCACCTCAACCGAGCTTGAGATGAAAGGTCTTGCTAAGCGGATGAAGAAAGTACAAAAAGAGTACATTGAATTGCGTACCTTCGTTGTGGCAGCTAAAGCAGGTTGGTGTTCAGTATTACGTCTAGCGCGTGAAAACGATGTAGAGCGTCGTCTACATAAACGTGAGCTCGCTTACATGAGTGCCGATGAGCTTCGCTCTATGTCGGACAAATCTCTAGGTGCGTTGCGTCTAGCGGTGGCTGACAATGAAGACCTACGTGATGCACTGCGTCTATCAGAAGACAATGCACGTCCAGAGCGTAAAGTACTGTTCTACATCGCAGTTTATCAGCACCTACGCGAACGTATTCGTCAAGACATCATTCATACTGATGATCCGGTAGAAGCGATTGAAGAGATGGAAGTGGAGCTTGCTCGACTAACAGAAGAGCTCACGCAGCGTGAAAACCGACTAGCAATTAGCTCTGAGTCAGTGGCGAGCATCATCAAGAAGACGATTCAGCGCGAGCAGAACCGCATCCGTATGCTTAACCAAGGTCTATCAAACATTAACTTCGGTCAGGTTAACGGCGTTCGTTTGAACGTGAAAGTGCGTGAGAGCCACGAAGTGTTGCTTGCAAGCCTTGCAGCGCAGCAAGACGCTCACAAAGATCTGTTCGAAACGTCTCGCTTTACTTTCTCAGAAGCGATGGCGAAACTGTTCCAACGCGTGAACCCACACATCGATATGGGCCAGCGCTCGCCACAGGTATTGGGTGAAGAATTGCTCGATTACCGTAACTACCTAGAGCTAAGCGTGGAAGTCAACCGTGGCTCAGATGGTTGGTTACAAGCGGAATCAGGCGCACTATCAACGGGTGAAGCGATCGGTACCGGTCAGTCAATCCTATTGATGGTCGTTCAAAGCTGGGAAGAAGAGTCACGCCGTCTACGTAGCAAAGACATCGTCCCATGTCGCCTACTGTTCCTTGATGAGGCAGCTCGTCTCGATGCGAAATCGATCTCGACGCTATTCGAGCTGTGTGACCGCCTAGACATGCAGCTTCTCATCGCCGCACCAGAAAACATTAGCCCAGAGAAGGGCACTACGTACAAACTAGTGCGTAAAGTGTTCAAAGACCACGAGCACGTACACGTGGTTGGTCTGCGGGGGTTTGGACAGACGGATAAAGCGGAAGCTCAGCAGGAAGTACTTGAAGAGGTATAA
- a CDS encoding DUF3465 domain-containing protein, which yields MKRLIAIFAAVLCLTSIGIQANDYQLKQVYENRQSDIQVQGSGKVIRLLPDDNDGSRHQKFILKLNSKQTLLVAHNIDLAPRIPDLKLGDSVEFYGEYEWNNKGGVMHWTHHDPNNRHPHGWLKHNGKKYE from the coding sequence GTGAAGAGATTAATTGCGATATTTGCAGCAGTTTTGTGCTTAACTTCGATAGGTATCCAAGCCAACGATTATCAATTAAAACAAGTATATGAAAACCGTCAAAGTGATATTCAAGTTCAAGGTTCAGGTAAAGTAATTCGCTTGCTACCTGACGATAATGACGGTAGCAGGCATCAAAAATTTATATTGAAACTGAACAGCAAGCAAACCTTACTTGTTGCGCATAATATAGACTTAGCTCCTAGAATCCCAGATCTAAAGCTGGGCGACAGTGTGGAGTTTTACGGTGAGTATGAGTGGAATAACAAAGGTGGTGTCATGCACTGGACACACCATGATCCAAACAATCGACACCCTCATGGTTGGTTAAAACATAATGGCAAGAAGTACGAGTAG